One part of the Nostoc sp. PCC 7120 = FACHB-418 genome encodes these proteins:
- the hetL gene encoding heterocyst differentiation pentapeptide repeat protein HetL, whose amino-acid sequence MNVGEILRHYAAGKRNFQHINLQEIELTNASLTGADLSYADLRQTRLGKSNFSHTCLREADLSEAILWGIDLSEADLYRAILREADLTGAKLVKTRLEEANLIKASLCGANLNSANLSRCLLFQADLRPSSNQRTDLGYVLLTGADLSYADLRAASLHHANLDGAKLCRANFGRTIQWGNLAADLSGASLQGADLSYANLESAILRKANLQGADLTGAILKDAELKGAIMPDGSIHD is encoded by the coding sequence ATGAATGTGGGTGAAATTCTGAGACATTATGCTGCTGGCAAACGCAACTTTCAGCATATCAATCTGCAAGAAATAGAGTTAACAAATGCAAGCCTCACAGGTGCAGATTTGAGCTACGCCGATTTACGTCAGACGCGACTTGGTAAGAGCAACTTCAGCCACACCTGTTTACGAGAAGCAGATTTGAGCGAAGCCATTCTCTGGGGAATAGATTTGAGTGAAGCAGATTTGTATCGCGCCATCCTCCGCGAAGCAGATTTAACAGGTGCAAAGTTAGTCAAGACTCGTTTGGAAGAAGCGAACTTAATCAAGGCTAGTTTATGCGGTGCTAATTTGAATAGTGCCAATCTCTCTCGGTGTTTACTCTTTCAAGCAGATTTACGTCCCAGTTCCAACCAGCGCACAGATTTGGGCTATGTGCTGTTAACTGGGGCAGATTTAAGCTACGCTGACCTGAGAGCGGCTTCTCTACATCACGCCAATTTAGACGGTGCAAAGCTGTGTCGGGCAAATTTTGGTCGGACAATTCAGTGGGGAAATCTAGCGGCGGATTTGAGTGGGGCTAGCTTGCAAGGTGCAGACTTGAGTTACGCAAATTTGGAAAGTGCCATTTTGCGAAAAGCAAATCTGCAAGGAGCAGACTTAACAGGAGCAATTCTGAAAGATGCTGAACTAAAGGGAGCCATTATGCCTGATGGTTCAATTCATGATTGA
- a CDS encoding Uma2 family endonuclease: MVATPSSSYISSEEYLKAEESSSIRPAYRQETIDAMVGASNTHVVISLNLASMLKNHLRGSGCQTYISATKVHIELLDIYYYPDVTVTCDQRDKAFDNFLRYPGLIIEVLSPNTEAFDRGEKFAHYRQIKSLQEYVLVSQNRQSVECFRRNSEGQWVLYPYGQGEELHIASVDLRCAIANVYEDVTVEIHQAAN; encoded by the coding sequence ATGGTTGCAACTCCCAGTTCTAGCTATATTTCCTCTGAGGAATATCTCAAAGCCGAAGAAAGCAGTTCCATCAGGCCTGCATATCGCCAGGAAACGATTGACGCAATGGTGGGGGCGAGTAATACTCATGTAGTCATCTCTCTGAACTTGGCTTCTATGCTGAAAAATCATTTGCGTGGAAGCGGATGTCAGACTTACATTTCAGCTACCAAAGTCCATATTGAGTTACTCGATATATATTACTATCCTGATGTTACCGTCACTTGCGACCAGCGAGATAAAGCATTTGATAACTTTCTCCGTTATCCTGGCTTAATTATCGAAGTCTTATCCCCCAATACCGAAGCCTTTGACAGAGGAGAAAAATTTGCTCACTACCGCCAAATAAAATCGTTACAAGAGTATGTACTGGTGAGTCAAAATCGCCAAAGTGTAGAGTGTTTTCGTCGCAACTCCGAAGGACAATGGGTGCTTTATCCCTACGGACAAGGTGAGGAACTGCATATAGCTAGTGTAGATTTGCGCTGTGCGATCGCTAACGTCTATGAAGATGTTACAGTTGAAATACATCAAGCTGCTAATTAA
- a CDS encoding cupin domain-containing protein has translation MQATRCVIPVIKSPKDYQVYRISPHDTNRLAIIFDSTNANTSLTCCVEIFEVGGQTPPNRHQWAVEMFFVIKGEGIAMCDGKKVPIKAGDSLLVPPTGTHLIKNTGSSRLYTLTIMVPNEDFAELIRSGTPLELDAEDMAVLGRLDALMPC, from the coding sequence ATGCAAGCTACTCGTTGCGTAATTCCTGTTATTAAATCACCCAAAGACTACCAAGTATATCGTATTAGCCCTCACGATACAAATCGGTTAGCAATTATTTTTGATTCCACCAACGCTAACACTTCCCTAACCTGCTGCGTAGAAATTTTTGAAGTCGGCGGACAAACACCACCTAATCGTCATCAATGGGCGGTAGAAATGTTTTTTGTCATTAAAGGGGAAGGCATAGCCATGTGTGACGGCAAAAAAGTCCCTATCAAAGCCGGAGATAGTTTATTAGTACCTCCCACAGGCACCCATTTAATCAAAAATACAGGCTCTAGTCGCCTGTACACATTAACAATTATGGTTCCTAACGAAGACTTTGCCGAGCTAATTCGTAGTGGTACACCCTTAGAGTTAGATGCAGAAGATATGGCAGTACTCGGCAGATTAGATGCCTTGATGCCTTGTTAA
- the crtO gene encoding beta-carotene ketolase CrtO, with product MQEYDVVMIGAGHNGLVCAAYLLKAGYSVLLLEKRSVPGGAATTEECLPKEAPGFKFNLCAIDHEFIHLGPVVEELELGKYGLEYLECDPVVFCPHPDGKYFLAHKSLEKTCAEIARYSERDAKKYAEFTEYWQRAIGAMIPMFNAPPKSIIDIVGNYDITKFKDLFSVIGSPNKTLDFIRNMLTSAEDILNEWFDSEFLKAPLARLASELGAPPSQKTIAIGAIMMAMRHNPGMARPRGGTGALIKALVNLVISKGGVILTDQQVEKVLIDDGKAVGVRVSGGTEYRAKYGVISNIDAKRLFLQMTDKSDVDAADPDLWERLERRIVNNNETILKIDLALDEPLRFPFHAHKDEYLVGSILIADSVAHVEQAHSKCTLGEIPDSDPSMYVVMPSYLDPTLAPSGKHTVWIEFFAPYQIAGAEGTGFKGTGWTDELKNQVADKVVDKLATYAPNVKTATIARRVESPAELGERLGAYKGNYYHIDMTLDQMVFFRPLPEIANYKTPIDNLFLTGAGTHPGGSISGMPGRNCARVFLQTKHPITQTLKDARDSIKSTVGSVFGINQ from the coding sequence ATGCAAGAATATGATGTTGTAATGATTGGTGCAGGACATAACGGGCTAGTTTGTGCCGCTTATTTGCTGAAAGCTGGCTATAGTGTCCTGCTACTCGAAAAGCGTTCTGTTCCTGGTGGTGCAGCTACAACAGAGGAGTGTTTGCCAAAAGAAGCACCAGGGTTTAAATTTAATTTGTGTGCCATTGATCACGAATTTATTCACTTGGGGCCAGTTGTTGAGGAATTAGAACTGGGGAAATATGGCTTGGAATATTTAGAGTGTGATCCAGTTGTATTTTGTCCTCATCCTGATGGTAAGTATTTTTTGGCTCATAAATCTTTAGAAAAAACTTGTGCAGAAATCGCTCGGTACAGCGAACGTGATGCTAAAAAATACGCCGAGTTTACCGAATATTGGCAACGGGCAATAGGTGCAATGATTCCTATGTTTAATGCCCCGCCAAAATCAATTATTGATATTGTTGGTAATTACGATATCACGAAATTCAAGGATTTATTTTCAGTCATCGGTTCTCCTAACAAAACGCTGGACTTCATTCGCAATATGTTAACCAGCGCAGAAGATATTCTCAATGAGTGGTTTGATTCGGAATTTCTCAAAGCACCCCTAGCAAGATTAGCATCAGAACTCGGCGCACCACCATCCCAAAAAACGATCGCTATTGGTGCAATCATGATGGCAATGCGTCACAATCCGGGGATGGCTAGACCTCGCGGCGGTACTGGCGCATTAATTAAAGCGTTAGTAAATTTAGTCATAAGTAAAGGCGGTGTGATTCTCACAGACCAACAAGTCGAAAAAGTTTTAATTGATGACGGTAAAGCCGTTGGTGTGCGGGTAAGTGGTGGTACAGAATATCGTGCTAAATATGGTGTGATTTCTAACATCGACGCAAAACGGTTATTTTTGCAAATGACCGATAAAAGTGATGTAGATGCAGCCGACCCAGATTTATGGGAAAGATTGGAACGGCGCATTGTCAACAACAACGAAACCATTCTCAAGATAGATTTGGCCTTAGATGAACCCTTGCGTTTTCCTTTCCACGCCCATAAAGATGAATACTTGGTTGGGTCTATTTTAATTGCTGATTCTGTAGCCCATGTGGAACAAGCACATAGTAAATGTACATTGGGAGAGATTCCTGATTCCGACCCATCGATGTACGTAGTTATGCCTAGCTATCTCGACCCCACATTAGCACCTTCTGGCAAACATACAGTCTGGATTGAGTTTTTCGCCCCTTATCAAATTGCTGGTGCAGAAGGTACCGGTTTCAAAGGTACTGGTTGGACGGACGAATTGAAAAACCAAGTTGCAGACAAGGTAGTTGATAAACTGGCTACCTATGCGCCAAATGTCAAAACAGCCACTATTGCCCGTCGTGTAGAAAGCCCGGCGGAATTGGGAGAAAGACTAGGCGCATACAAAGGTAATTACTACCATATTGATATGACCTTGGATCAAATGGTCTTTTTCCGTCCTTTGCCAGAAATAGCCAACTACAAGACCCCCATCGATAATCTATTTCTCACTGGTGCAGGTACTCATCCCGGTGGTTCGATTTCGGGAATGCCAGGACGCAACTGTGCGCGGGTATTTTTGCAGACTAAGCACCCCATTACTCAGACTCTCAAGGATGCCAGGGATTCGATTAAATCAACGGTTGGGTCGGTTTTTGGGATTAATCAATAG
- a CDS encoding Mo-dependent nitrogenase C-terminal domain-containing protein produces the protein MTSVVHSPYSSEQISAWLRGLLTIAWADGNFDEQEKASIASITQNELAPSIEWDSLEVITPAELATVLGKNTPVAENFLRTAVMVAIADGTYSPSEDQVLHQLCQALGEPEDILEALRQTLIVKEPTHSLGLVAPHAPPLEVLDPLRHWLDGLDIQDPRVARFLCKMIPPQCPFERDVTLFGRKIVHIPPLCKINPLYEQLVGLRFRALSYLADECKEDVSPYI, from the coding sequence ATGACAAGTGTCGTTCATTCTCCCTACAGTAGCGAACAAATTTCCGCTTGGTTGCGTGGATTGCTGACAATAGCTTGGGCTGATGGTAACTTTGATGAGCAAGAAAAAGCATCAATTGCCAGCATTACACAAAATGAATTAGCCCCTAGTATCGAGTGGGATTCACTAGAAGTAATCACACCAGCAGAATTAGCCACGGTTTTGGGTAAGAATACACCAGTAGCAGAAAACTTTTTGCGTACAGCTGTTATGGTAGCGATCGCAGATGGTACCTATTCTCCCAGCGAAGATCAAGTACTGCACCAATTATGTCAAGCCTTAGGAGAACCAGAGGACATACTGGAAGCCCTACGCCAAACTTTAATAGTCAAAGAACCAACACATTCTCTTGGGCTAGTAGCACCTCACGCCCCGCCACTAGAAGTACTTGACCCCCTGCGCCACTGGCTAGATGGCTTAGACATTCAAGACCCCAGAGTCGCCCGTTTCTTATGTAAAATGATTCCCCCCCAATGTCCCTTTGAACGGGATGTCACCCTATTCGGACGCAAAATTGTTCACATTCCCCCCTTATGTAAAATCAACCCATTGTATGAACAACTAGTAGGGTTACGTTTCCGCGCCCTCTCCTATTTGGCAGATGAATGTAAAGAGGACGTTTCGCCTTATATTTAG
- a CDS encoding ArsR/SmtB family transcription factor, with translation MPKTKPSQADPSVLVAVADYFKVLSESSRLQILSCLKSGPMNVMEIAEATGLGQANLSKHLKVLTQAGLVSRQPKGTSAYYEITDPMIFELCELVCDRISQRLLQQAKSLKALQEKTPIF, from the coding sequence ATGCCAAAAACAAAGCCATCCCAGGCTGATCCGTCTGTTCTTGTGGCGGTTGCTGACTATTTTAAGGTACTATCGGAGTCCAGTCGATTACAGATATTGTCTTGTCTCAAGTCAGGGCCAATGAATGTGATGGAAATTGCAGAGGCGACTGGCTTAGGACAGGCAAATTTGTCTAAGCATTTAAAAGTGTTAACTCAAGCAGGTCTGGTATCTCGTCAGCCTAAGGGTACCAGTGCTTATTACGAGATTACTGATCCAATGATATTTGAACTTTGTGAGTTAGTATGCGATCGCATTAGTCAACGTTTACTACAGCAGGCTAAGAGTCTGAAAGCCCTTCAAGAGAAAACACCAATTTTTTAA
- a CDS encoding NAD(P)H-dependent flavin oxidoreductase, whose amino-acid sequence MNSSVKTRILQPLRIGKHIARHPIIQGAMAVRVSGAKLAGAVANAGGVGVIASLGLGLDSPYFDKRKKRSFFTANRLALIDELAAARSISPDGVIGVNILVATKDYSVLAQTAAAQGADIIITGAGLPLTLPEYTAAYPDVALVPSVANMEAAQLICETWQSRYHRLPDALIVENCQQVGGHFTQCEQVNIPGFSLELVIRQLRDYCKNHLGASIPLIVSGGISDSLQDSSASRTDIDRMIAIGADGVQIGTRFVTTVECDADQRYKDYHLQAQSKDIVTVPSPVGKPCRALHNLFTEQVMSNSSNLEKRCIANCLETCLCRDKGKTYCLLQALAQAARGDVENGLIFSGANAGYTQDIISVPELMTELTQTHTIEV is encoded by the coding sequence ATGAATAGTTCTGTAAAAACCCGTATCCTCCAGCCTTTACGGATTGGTAAACACATTGCCCGCCATCCCATCATTCAAGGGGCAATGGCCGTGCGGGTATCGGGAGCAAAATTAGCGGGAGCCGTTGCCAATGCTGGGGGTGTGGGCGTGATTGCTTCTTTGGGACTGGGTTTAGATTCGCCCTACTTTGACAAACGCAAAAAACGCAGCTTTTTTACAGCCAATCGCCTAGCTTTAATAGATGAACTAGCAGCAGCCCGCAGTATCAGCCCTGATGGGGTGATTGGAGTAAACATTCTGGTTGCTACCAAAGATTATTCTGTATTAGCCCAAACTGCTGCTGCCCAAGGAGCAGATATCATCATCACTGGTGCAGGATTACCCCTAACTTTACCAGAGTACACCGCCGCATATCCCGATGTGGCACTAGTGCCGAGTGTGGCGAACATGGAAGCGGCTCAGTTGATTTGTGAAACTTGGCAAAGTCGGTATCATCGTTTACCAGATGCGTTGATTGTGGAGAATTGCCAACAGGTAGGGGGACACTTCACCCAGTGTGAGCAAGTTAATATTCCGGGATTTTCTCTGGAATTGGTGATTCGTCAACTGCGGGATTATTGCAAAAACCATTTAGGTGCAAGCATACCATTAATTGTGAGTGGAGGAATCAGCGATTCCCTTCAGGATAGCTCCGCTTCACGCACCGATATTGATCGGATGATAGCAATAGGGGCTGATGGTGTGCAAATTGGTACGCGCTTCGTGACCACGGTAGAATGTGATGCCGACCAGCGTTATAAAGATTATCATCTACAAGCCCAGTCAAAAGATATTGTGACTGTACCCAGTCCAGTAGGCAAACCCTGTCGTGCTTTACATAATCTGTTTACAGAACAGGTAATGAGTAATTCATCAAACTTAGAAAAGCGATGTATTGCTAACTGTTTAGAAACTTGCTTGTGTCGAGATAAAGGAAAAACTTATTGCCTTTTGCAAGCACTTGCTCAAGCAGCCCGTGGCGATGTGGAAAATGGTCTAATTTTTTCGGGCGCAAATGCTGGTTATACCCAAGACATCATATCTGTCCCAGAACTGATGACAGAACTAACTCAAACTCATACCATTGAAGTTTAA
- a CDS encoding LmeA family phospholipid-binding protein gives MPDKQNLEEKLISQVAERSISNQLDTAEQIDIYVQTDILKVVQGQADGVTVSGQGLVTKQNIRVQEIQVKTDSIAINPLSAIFGEVQLDKPVNLTARVILTEADINSAIASDFTRNFMQDFELNVEGEIISFEMQDVQIFLPSDGQMGFRGSFLLKEKNNRRSLGFTAMLRPRTHCQPIILESFHCTEGKGVSLELITALVQKAKELVSLPYFVWEGMKIRIKNMEIRQSILILLLEVNLAQLPESIMEKSE, from the coding sequence ATGCCAGATAAGCAGAATTTAGAAGAAAAGTTAATATCTCAGGTAGCTGAAAGAAGTATATCAAATCAGCTAGATACAGCCGAGCAAATTGACATTTATGTCCAGACTGATATTTTAAAAGTAGTTCAGGGACAAGCCGATGGTGTAACAGTTAGTGGTCAAGGCTTAGTAACTAAACAAAATATCCGTGTTCAAGAGATCCAAGTAAAAACAGATAGTATTGCTATCAATCCACTAAGTGCCATTTTTGGAGAAGTTCAACTAGATAAGCCTGTAAATTTAACTGCTCGTGTCATTCTCACAGAAGCCGATATTAACTCTGCCATCGCCTCAGATTTTACTCGTAATTTCATGCAAGATTTTGAGTTAAATGTGGAGGGAGAAATTATTAGTTTTGAAATGCAAGATGTGCAAATATTTTTGCCTAGTGATGGACAGATGGGCTTTCGCGGGAGTTTTTTATTAAAAGAAAAGAATAATAGGCGATCGCTTGGTTTTACTGCTATGCTTCGTCCCCGGACTCATTGCCAACCTATAATATTAGAAAGTTTCCATTGTACAGAAGGAAAAGGGGTTTCTTTAGAATTAATTACCGCATTAGTGCAGAAAGCTAAAGAACTAGTAAGTCTCCCTTATTTTGTCTGGGAAGGCATGAAGATTCGTATTAAAAATATGGAAATTCGCCAAAGTATATTAATACTTTTATTAGAAGTGAATCTCGCTCAATTACCTGAATCAATTATGGAAAAATCTGAGTAA
- the obgE gene encoding GTPase ObgE produces the protein MQFIDQAQIEVEAGKGGDGIVAFRREKYVPAGGPSGGNGGRGGSVIFVAVENLQTLLDFRYKHIFKADDGGRGGPNNCTGASGKDLIVQVPCGTTIYDAETGDLLGDLTQPNQELIIAAGGKGGLGNQYFLSNRNRAPEYSLPGLPGERKLLRLELKLLAEVGIIGLPNAGKSTLISSLSAARPKIADYPFTTLIPNLGVVRKPTGDGTVFADIPGLIEGAADGAGLGHDFLRHIERTRVLLHLIDATSDDVIRDYNTIEQELQAYGRGLNERMQILALNKIDAVDRETVDLEALAIQLNHLSHAPVFLISAVTRTGLEPMLQEVWGILDQVNALEEAEVFS, from the coding sequence ATGCAATTTATCGACCAAGCACAAATCGAAGTAGAAGCTGGTAAAGGTGGCGATGGTATCGTCGCTTTCCGGCGTGAAAAATATGTACCCGCCGGTGGGCCTTCTGGTGGGAATGGCGGACGAGGTGGTTCAGTCATTTTCGTTGCGGTGGAAAATCTACAAACCCTGTTAGACTTCCGATATAAGCATATATTTAAAGCAGACGATGGCGGTCGTGGCGGCCCCAATAACTGTACAGGCGCTTCCGGGAAAGATTTAATCGTCCAGGTTCCCTGTGGAACCACTATTTATGATGCAGAAACGGGTGATTTACTTGGTGATTTAACTCAACCTAACCAAGAACTAATCATTGCAGCAGGTGGTAAAGGTGGTTTGGGAAATCAATACTTCTTGAGTAACCGTAACCGCGCCCCAGAATACTCGCTCCCAGGATTACCAGGGGAAAGAAAGCTGCTCCGTTTAGAGTTGAAATTATTGGCAGAAGTAGGAATTATCGGTTTACCTAATGCAGGTAAATCAACTTTAATATCATCTTTATCGGCGGCGCGTCCGAAAATTGCTGATTATCCCTTTACAACCCTCATCCCCAACTTGGGTGTAGTGCGGAAACCTACAGGTGATGGTACAGTCTTTGCCGATATCCCTGGCTTAATTGAAGGTGCAGCCGACGGTGCAGGGTTGGGACATGACTTTTTGCGTCACATTGAAAGGACACGGGTACTTCTGCACTTAATTGATGCTACTAGTGATGATGTTATCAGAGACTACAACACAATTGAGCAGGAATTGCAAGCTTACGGACGAGGTTTAAATGAGCGAATGCAGATTTTAGCGCTGAATAAAATTGATGCAGTTGATCGGGAAACTGTAGACTTAGAAGCACTAGCCATCCAATTAAATCATCTTTCTCACGCCCCTGTGTTCTTAATTTCTGCGGTAACTCGCACTGGGTTAGAACCAATGTTACAAGAAGTTTGGGGAATTCTTGACCAAGTAAATGCTCTGGAAGAAGCAGAAGTTTTTAGTTAG
- a CDS encoding cytochrome P450 translates to MHLPKGPQTPVFVQVLRWVFSPMSFLEDCAKRYGDIFSVKLAKDVPAIVFLSNPKDIQQILTNDNNQLDSPGDWNDLFEPLLGKRSVITLSGAEHQRQRQLLMPPFHGERMRGYSQVITDVTEKVISQHQIGQPFQVRSVTQAITLRVIMQAVFGLYEGSRAEKLQHLLSDLLEKSSSPFSVALLYFPSLRRDFGPIKFWGEQVQIQQQADELIYQEIQERRENPDPSRTDILSLLMDARDADGQPMTDVELRDELMTLLVAGHETTATALAWAMYWIHKLPPVKARLLEELDSLGDNPDSTTIFKLPYLNAVYSETLRIYPVAMLTFARRVIETMALGGYELPPGTPVLGSIYLTHHREDLYPEPKKFKPERFLERQFSPYEYLPFGGGTRRCLGLAFAQWEMKLALAKILTSYELELVNNSVEVRPKRRGLVTGPHRPIEMVIKSQRQITSRILETTTVS, encoded by the coding sequence ATGCACCTACCAAAAGGCCCCCAAACTCCCGTTTTTGTCCAAGTACTGCGCTGGGTTTTTAGCCCCATGTCCTTTCTGGAAGACTGCGCTAAACGTTACGGAGATATTTTCTCGGTAAAGTTAGCCAAAGATGTCCCAGCGATAGTATTTCTCAGCAACCCCAAAGATATACAGCAAATTTTAACCAACGATAACAACCAACTGGACTCACCAGGTGATTGGAATGATTTATTTGAACCTTTATTAGGTAAACGCTCTGTAATTACTCTTTCTGGCGCAGAACACCAACGGCAACGGCAATTATTAATGCCACCCTTTCATGGCGAAAGGATGCGGGGCTACAGTCAGGTGATTACCGATGTCACCGAAAAAGTTATCAGCCAACACCAGATAGGTCAACCCTTTCAAGTCCGGTCTGTGACTCAAGCCATTACCTTAAGGGTAATTATGCAGGCGGTATTTGGTTTATATGAAGGTTCCCGTGCTGAAAAACTACAACATTTGTTGTCTGACCTTTTAGAAAAAAGCAGTTCCCCCTTTAGTGTGGCGTTGCTTTATTTCCCATCCTTACGCCGGGATTTTGGCCCGATTAAGTTTTGGGGTGAACAAGTACAAATACAACAGCAAGCTGACGAACTCATCTACCAAGAAATTCAAGAACGTCGAGAAAATCCCGACCCATCACGCACCGATATTCTGAGCTTACTCATGGATGCTAGGGATGCAGACGGTCAACCAATGACCGATGTGGAATTACGCGATGAATTGATGACACTGTTAGTAGCAGGTCATGAAACCACAGCTACAGCCTTAGCTTGGGCTATGTATTGGATTCATAAACTACCCCCAGTCAAAGCCAGATTACTGGAAGAATTAGATAGTTTAGGAGATAATCCAGACTCCACTACCATCTTCAAATTGCCCTATCTCAATGCTGTTTACTCTGAAACCCTGAGAATTTACCCAGTAGCAATGCTAACTTTCGCCAGGAGAGTCATCGAAACTATGGCATTGGGTGGTTATGAACTCCCACCAGGTACACCAGTTTTAGGTTCAATTTACTTGACCCACCACAGGGAAGACTTATATCCAGAGCCGAAAAAGTTTAAACCAGAAAGATTTTTAGAAAGGCAGTTTTCACCCTATGAGTATCTACCCTTTGGTGGTGGTACGAGACGCTGTCTTGGCCTGGCTTTTGCCCAATGGGAGATGAAATTAGCACTTGCTAAAATCCTTACTAGCTATGAATTAGAATTAGTTAATAATAGTGTGGAAGTTCGACCAAAACGTCGTGGTTTAGTAACAGGCCCACACCGTCCTATCGAGATGGTGATTAAGAGTCAGCGTCAAATCACATCTCGGATTCTAGAAACAACTACTGTAAGTTAA
- the psbA gene encoding photosystem II q(b) protein — protein sequence MTTLLEQRSSANLWHRFGNWITSTENRMYVGWFGVLLIPTALTAAIVFILAFIAAPPVDVDGIREPVSGSLLYGNNIITATVVPTSAAIGLHLYPIWEAASLDEWLYNGGPYQMIVLHFLIAIYAYMGRQWELSYRLGMRPWIPVAFSAPVAAATAVLLIYPIGQGSFSDGMMLGISGTFNFMIVFSPEHNILMHPFHMIGVAGVFGGALFSAMHGSLVTSTLVRETSEVESANTGYKFGQEEETYNIVAAHGYFGRLIFQYASFNNSRSLHFFLAAWPVIGIWFAALGISTMSFNLNGFNFNNSILDHQGRTIDTWADLLNRANLGIEVMHERNAHNFPLDLASGEVQPIALTAPAIAS from the coding sequence ATGACAACACTTTTAGAACAGCGTAGTAGCGCTAATTTATGGCATAGATTCGGTAACTGGATTACCAGTACGGAAAATCGAATGTATGTTGGTTGGTTTGGAGTATTGTTGATTCCCACAGCCTTAACTGCGGCAATTGTCTTTATCCTTGCGTTTATTGCCGCGCCACCAGTTGACGTGGATGGCATTCGTGAACCAGTATCAGGTTCTTTGCTCTACGGTAATAACATTATTACTGCTACTGTAGTGCCAACTTCAGCCGCTATTGGCCTGCATCTATACCCTATATGGGAAGCGGCTTCTTTAGACGAATGGCTTTACAATGGCGGCCCTTACCAAATGATTGTCCTGCATTTCCTGATTGCCATCTATGCTTATATGGGTCGGCAATGGGAACTAAGTTATCGCTTAGGGATGCGTCCGTGGATTCCTGTAGCTTTTTCTGCTCCCGTTGCGGCTGCAACAGCCGTGTTGTTGATTTATCCCATTGGGCAAGGCAGTTTTTCCGATGGGATGATGCTGGGTATTTCTGGCACATTCAACTTTATGATTGTGTTTTCACCGGAACATAATATTCTCATGCACCCATTCCACATGATTGGTGTGGCTGGAGTCTTTGGTGGGGCATTATTCTCGGCAATGCACGGTTCCTTGGTGACATCTACATTAGTGCGGGAAACCTCAGAAGTAGAATCAGCCAATACTGGCTATAAGTTTGGTCAAGAAGAGGAAACCTACAATATCGTAGCTGCACATGGTTACTTTGGGCGGTTAATCTTCCAATATGCCAGCTTTAACAACTCCCGTTCTTTGCATTTCTTTCTAGCAGCTTGGCCAGTAATTGGCATCTGGTTTGCGGCTTTGGGTATCAGCACCATGTCCTTTAACTTGAATGGGTTCAACTTCAATAACTCAATTTTGGATCACCAAGGACGGACAATTGACACTTGGGCAGACCTGCTCAACAGAGCCAACTTAGGGATTGAAGTGATGCACGAGCGAAATGCTCACAACTTCCCGCTAGATTTAGCGTCTGGTGAAGTTCAACCAATTGCTTTGACTGCTCCAGCGATCGCTAGTTAG